The sequence GCGTAGTGCTTTTTCACAACGTCTGCACAACGTACACATAGTGTTGCATGCGTGTCGTCTTGACCAACCGTTTCGGAAATTGTCCAGCAACGCTCACATTTTTCACCGTCTGCTGGTTCAACAAGGACGCTGACTGTATCTAGCTTCAATGTTCCTTCAGGCATGTTGGCAACATCGCCTTCCGCAAATTGCGATACGATGAAGAATTGAGCAAAGTCAATATCCTCTGCCGCAAAGATACCTTGTAGGCTCTCAGGAACTGCAACTGTCACTTTTGCTTCCAGTGATTTACCGATGACCTTGCTATTACGTGCCTCCTCAAGTGCTTTCAACACATCATCGCGGACAAGCATTAGTGTTGCAAAACGTTCACGCAGTGCTTGCGCTTGCTCCCCAAGATCCAGCGCTTCCGGCATATCAGTCAGCTGAATACTCACTTCATCCTTATGCTCAATATAGCCCCACATCTCATCTGTTGTATGCGGCACAATTGGTGTCAACAATTTTAACAATGCCATCAATGTATCATACATAACCGTTTGCATCGCACGACGATGTGGATGGTCAACACCCTCGATATAGACAACATCCTTCGCAATATCCAAGTAGAACGAGCTCAATTCACCTGTACAGAAGTTGTTCACTGCATGGTAAACCGTTGCGAATTCATAATTGTCATATGCCACGCGTACTTCTTTGATCAAATCCTGTAATTTCACATAAACAAATTGATCTACCGGACGCATATCTGCGAATGCGACTGCATCTGTCGCAGGATTGAAGTCTGATGTATTCCCGTGCAAGAAGCGCAGTGTGTTACGGATTTTACGGTACACTTCAGATACTTGCTTGAAGTTTGAATCCGAAACCCGCACATCCGCTGTGTAATCAACAGAAGAAACCCAGAGACGAAGAATGTCTGCGCCAAGCTGGTTCATCACTTTTGCCGGAATGATTACGTTCCCGATTGATTTACTCATTTTACGTCCATCTTTATCGAGCGTGAACCCATGGCTTAGCAAACCTTTGTAAGGTGCGTGACCATTAATTGCAACACTTGTCGTTAAAGATGAGTTGAACCAGCCGCGATATTGGTCAGATCCTTCTAAATACAAATCAGCTGGGTACACAAGGTCATCTCTTTCGACGAGTACACCTTGATGCGTTGTACCTGAGTCAAACCAAACGTCCATAATATCCGTTTCTTTTGTAAATTCCCCATTCGGACTTCCTTCATGCGTAAAGCCTGCTGGCAGAAGATCCTTCGCTTCACGTTCAAACCAAACATTTGAACCGTGCTCGCGGAATAATTGTGCAACATTATCAATCGTTTCATCTGTAATGATTGGCTCGCCATTTTCTGCGTAGAACACAGGAATTGGAACACCCCAGACGCGTTGACGTGAAATACACCAGTCGCCACGGTCACGAACCATATTATACAGACGCGTTTCACCCCATGATGGCGTGAATTTTGTATTGTTGATGGCATCTAGCAACTCTGTACGGAATGATTCGATAGAAGCAAACCATTGTGCAGTTGCACGATAAATCACTGGTTTTTTCGTACGCCAATCATGTGGATACGAGTGTGTGATGAATGATAATTTCTTCAGTGCGCCTACTTTTTCAAGCGCTTCTGTCACGGCTTTATTGGCATCTTCATAAAACAGTCCTGCAAAGCCAGGTGCCTCGTCAGTCATGACACCACGATCATCGATTGGCGATAATGCATCAATGCCGTAAGCTTTCGATACATAAAAGTCATCTTCCCCGTGACCAGGTGCCGTATGGACACATCCAGTACCCGCCTCAGCTGTAACGTGTTCGCCTAGCATGACAAGTGAATCGCGGTCATACAATGGATGCTTTGCAACAACGCGATCTAGCTCAGAACCTTGCAATTCACGTTCAACAACGTAATCTTCCCAGCCGATTTCTGTTGCTACAAATGTAAGCAAATCTTTAGCAATTAAGAACTTTTCTTCTCCTACTTTAACAATAACGTATGTGAATTCCGGGTGAACTGAAATCCCAAGGTTGGCAGGAATTGTCCATGGAGTCGTTGTCCAGATTAGGAATTGAACATCTGCATCAATAACGCCTAACCCGTCTTTGACAGGGAAACCAACATAAATAGATGCTGATTTTTTATCTTGGTACTCAATTTCTGCTTCTGCAAGCGCTGATTCACTTGATGGTGACCAGTAAACAGGCTTCAAGCCTTTATAGATGTAGCCTTTTTTCGCCATATCACCAAATACTTTAATTTGACGCGCTTCAAAAGCAGGTTTTAACGTAATATAAGGATTATCCCAATCACCACGTACACCAATGCGTTTAAATTGTGAACGCTGGCTGTCGATTTGACTATACGCATAGTCCTCACACATTTTACGGAACTCAGCCAATGAGTGTTCTTTACGTTTGACACCTTTGTTGACAAGCGCCTGCTCAATTGGCAATCCGTGTGTATCCCAACCTGGAACGTATGGTGCATGGAAACCTGTCATTGATTTATGGCGGATAATCATATCTTTTAGCACTTTGTTAAGAGCGTGACCCATATGAAGATCACCATTCGCATACGGAGGTCCATCATGTAGGATGAAGAACGGGCGACCCGCTGTCCGTTCTTGCACTAATTTATAAATGTCCATCTGTTCCCATTTTTCTTGCATTTTCGGCTCGTTCGTTGGTAAACCTCCGCGCATTGGGAAATCTGTTTTCGGCATTAGTAATGTATCTTTGTATTCCATCTGTAATTCCTCCTTTAAATTTTGAGCACATTGATATAAAAAAGTCCATTGAAGCCGCTACTGCGCTGGGGGCTGTCTCCCGTTAAGGCGCCTTCGCTATGTTCATTCATAAAAACAAAAAAATCCCCGCCCCCAAAAAGGGACGAAGAATTATTCTCGCGTTACCACCCTACTTGCAGCAAACGTATTTGCTACCACTCAGACACCATAACGGGGTGTTTCCGGGATTACGGATAATTTCTGCAATCCAGCTCAAGAGTGATCTTCGTTTCCAATTTGTTGACCGGGCTCTCACCATCCCCGACTCGCTAAACATAATTTTGGAAAGTACTCTCTCTTTCAACGCTTTATAACTTATATCAATTATACCTCAGTGTAATCGTGTCCAAATTTTGAATCAACAGGGATTTTGAACTTCTGCTGATTCAAGTTAAATATATGCACACTATTATAGGTGTGAGTTCAGAAAAAAGTCAAGTTTACTCGTTATCCGCTGCCATTTCTAACTGTTCTGTATTAATTTCATACTCCAATAAATGGTCCCAGTCATCCGCTTGAATCAAATCCAGCTGTGCTTCAATTAGCATTTTAAAGCGAGTACGGAACACTTTCGACTGCTTCTTCAGATCTTCGATTTCCACCGAAATCTTACGCGCACGAGAAAGGGCCTCATTAACAATTCGATCTGCATTTTTTTCCGCTTCTTTGACAATCAGCTTGGATTCTTTCATGGAATTGCGACGGACATCCTCCGCAGCTTCCTGTGCAACTAGAATCGACTTTTGCAATGTCTGTTCAATCGAATTGAAATGGGAAATTTGCTCATTCGATTGTTTTAAATTATTTTTTAATGTTTTATTTTCTTCAAGAATATTTTCAAAGTCCTTCATGATTTGCTCTAAAAATTCATTGACTTCATCTTCATCATAACCTCGGAACTTACTTGTGAATTCCTTATTATGTATATCAATTGGTGACAGAGCCATTCAAAGCATCCCCCTACAACATCGTTTGTATTCTATTATACATACTAGGGTCTTGGAAAACAGCATTTTTTAAAAACTATTATCTGAAAAGTCATTCTAACTTTCCGATAATAAGACGAATTTTGTCTTTTCGTGTTCTTCCTTCAATCGCCATCACTTTAAATCTGCCGGAACCCCTAACCGATAACATGTCCAATTCTTGTAGTTCAAATGCAGGCTGATCTCGTACTGCCCAGTTCACTTTTACTTTATCTCCATGAATAAGCGATGCCGCTTTTTGACGCGAAATATTGGCGAGTGCCGCAATAACCGTATCGAGTCGCAAGGAACTCACAATATGCATTTCTTCTGTCCAACTATCCGTAGTAGCAATCCAGTCTTCTGATCGATTATTTT comes from Sporosarcina sp. FSL K6-3457 and encodes:
- the ileS gene encoding isoleucine--tRNA ligase, producing the protein MEYKDTLLMPKTDFPMRGGLPTNEPKMQEKWEQMDIYKLVQERTAGRPFFILHDGPPYANGDLHMGHALNKVLKDMIIRHKSMTGFHAPYVPGWDTHGLPIEQALVNKGVKRKEHSLAEFRKMCEDYAYSQIDSQRSQFKRIGVRGDWDNPYITLKPAFEARQIKVFGDMAKKGYIYKGLKPVYWSPSSESALAEAEIEYQDKKSASIYVGFPVKDGLGVIDADVQFLIWTTTPWTIPANLGISVHPEFTYVIVKVGEEKFLIAKDLLTFVATEIGWEDYVVERELQGSELDRVVAKHPLYDRDSLVMLGEHVTAEAGTGCVHTAPGHGEDDFYVSKAYGIDALSPIDDRGVMTDEAPGFAGLFYEDANKAVTEALEKVGALKKLSFITHSYPHDWRTKKPVIYRATAQWFASIESFRTELLDAINNTKFTPSWGETRLYNMVRDRGDWCISRQRVWGVPIPVFYAENGEPIITDETIDNVAQLFREHGSNVWFEREAKDLLPAGFTHEGSPNGEFTKETDIMDVWFDSGTTHQGVLVERDDLVYPADLYLEGSDQYRGWFNSSLTTSVAINGHAPYKGLLSHGFTLDKDGRKMSKSIGNVIIPAKVMNQLGADILRLWVSSVDYTADVRVSDSNFKQVSEVYRKIRNTLRFLHGNTSDFNPATDAVAFADMRPVDQFVYVKLQDLIKEVRVAYDNYEFATVYHAVNNFCTGELSSFYLDIAKDVVYIEGVDHPHRRAMQTVMYDTLMALLKLLTPIVPHTTDEMWGYIEHKDEVSIQLTDMPEALDLGEQAQALRERFATLMLVRDDVLKALEEARNSKVIGKSLEAKVTVAVPESLQGIFAAEDIDFAQFFIVSQFAEGDVANMPEGTLKLDTVSVLVEPADGEKCERCWTISETVGQDDTHATLCVRCADVVKKHYA
- a CDS encoding DivIVA domain-containing protein, whose amino-acid sequence is MALSPIDIHNKEFTSKFRGYDEDEVNEFLEQIMKDFENILEENKTLKNNLKQSNEQISHFNSIEQTLQKSILVAQEAAEDVRRNSMKESKLIVKEAEKNADRIVNEALSRARKISVEIEDLKKQSKVFRTRFKMLIEAQLDLIQADDWDHLLEYEINTEQLEMAADNE